A single Gemmatimonadaceae bacterium DNA region contains:
- a CDS encoding tetratricopeptide repeat protein, whose translation RRAYDTARKHLELNLDDPRALYMGAMSLSTLGESEKAREWNRRALAMDPDDPSVLYNIACAFAQEGQADEAIDALTRALDNGFGHWKWIEHDTDFDSLRDHPAFIALLERKPADANAE comes from the coding sequence CGAGACGTGCGTACGACACCGCTCGAAAGCATCTCGAGCTCAACCTCGACGATCCGCGCGCGCTCTACATGGGCGCAATGTCGCTCTCGACGCTTGGCGAATCCGAGAAAGCGCGCGAATGGAATCGACGAGCACTGGCAATGGACCCCGACGATCCGTCCGTGCTCTACAACATTGCGTGTGCATTTGCCCAGGAGGGGCAGGCTGATGAGGCTATCGACGCACTCACCCGTGCGCTCGACAATGGATTCGGCCACTGGAAGTGGATAGAACACGATACCGATTTCGATTCACTTCGCGACCATCCGGCATTCATCGCGCTACTTGAACGCAAGCCAGCCGACGCGAACGCGGAGTAG
- a CDS encoding DUF411 domain-containing protein has product MMIDGNVSLKRIVCRAVVVIAIASSAACRADDADASGGSRSKDVEPTGGKSQAEVVTPDQPAPSTVAVTAATAGEPVAIKVYKDANCGCCKKWVEHLASNGFKVETMDMPDLSLLKQKHGVADELQSCHTALVDGYVVEGHVPAEVIRKMLKERPQIAGLAVPGMPMGSPGMEGPTKERYDVLTFDRAGRTTVYSQQ; this is encoded by the coding sequence ATGATGATTGATGGAAACGTGAGTTTGAAGCGTATTGTCTGTCGGGCGGTTGTCGTCATTGCGATTGCATCGAGCGCCGCATGCCGGGCTGACGATGCCGACGCATCCGGAGGATCTCGGAGCAAGGATGTCGAGCCCACCGGCGGAAAGTCGCAAGCTGAAGTTGTGACCCCCGACCAGCCGGCGCCGAGTACGGTCGCTGTAACTGCCGCGACTGCCGGGGAGCCGGTTGCGATCAAGGTTTACAAGGACGCCAACTGCGGGTGTTGCAAGAAATGGGTCGAGCATCTCGCCAGCAACGGGTTCAAGGTCGAGACGATGGACATGCCGGATCTCTCCCTGCTCAAGCAGAAGCACGGCGTTGCCGATGAGCTGCAGTCCTGCCACACCGCACTCGTTGACGGGTACGTCGTGGAAGGTCACGTCCCCGCGGAAGTGATCAGGAAAATGCTGAAGGAAAGGCCGCAGATTGCAGGCCTTGCCGTACCGGGTATGCCGATGGGATCTCCTGGTATGGAGGGTCCCACGAAGGAGCGCTACGACGTACTCACTTTCGACCGTGCGGGCCGTACGACGGTGTACTCTCAGCAGTAG
- a CDS encoding rhodanese-like domain-containing protein: MEHSPGFLRIAEEARSKVREIAVAEAVAAVKDGSARLLDVREDSEWLAGHAEGAHHLSKGIIERDIEKLVPMKDESLILYCGGGYRSALAADAIQKMGYTNVRSMAGGWRAWNELGAPIEESDHDD; the protein is encoded by the coding sequence ATGGAGCACTCGCCGGGATTTCTGCGGATTGCGGAAGAAGCACGGAGCAAAGTACGGGAGATCGCTGTTGCCGAGGCTGTTGCCGCGGTCAAAGATGGAAGCGCGCGTCTTCTGGACGTGCGCGAAGACAGCGAATGGCTGGCAGGGCATGCCGAGGGAGCACATCACCTGAGCAAGGGTATAATCGAGCGCGATATCGAAAAGCTTGTGCCCATGAAGGACGAGTCTCTCATCCTTTACTGCGGCGGTGGATACCGATCGGCCCTGGCGGCGGATGCCATCCAGAAGATGGGTTACACCAACGTCAGATCCATGGCCGGCGGATGGCGGGCGTGGAACGAGCTGGGCGCACCAATCGAGGAATCAGATCATGATGATTGA
- a CDS encoding dipeptidase, with amino-acid sequence MRCFVALAALTIFSAEMSAQPTDRDLARARRVLASTPLVDGHNDLAWAIRESETAPRNVDAYDLRKRTTGHTDLERLKKGMVGAQFWSVYIPGEVGDSGFARVQMEQIDIARRFIAKYPDRFQWALTAKDIRSTFKKKKIGSLLGLEGGHAIENSLGALRMYYDLGARYMTLTHNVTLDWADAAADSAKHGGLTPFGKEVVREMNRLGMLVDLSHVSPATMSDALDATQSPVIFSHSNARALADVPRNIPDSILRRLPANGGVAMITFVTAFTSPQAAAHAQLEGRAGAEAGRKHRGNAAAVRAEMEAWVAANPRPVVTISQIADHIDHVRKVAGADHVGIGGDFDGISVTVQGLEDVSTYPALFAELARRGWSDGDMKKLAGENILRVLARNEVVASGLQRTTAPSNRTIMEMDAAGLGR; translated from the coding sequence ATGAGATGTTTCGTTGCACTTGCCGCGCTCACAATCTTCAGCGCTGAGATGTCCGCCCAGCCAACCGATCGTGATCTGGCGCGGGCGCGCCGGGTGCTAGCCTCCACGCCGCTCGTCGATGGCCATAACGATCTTGCCTGGGCGATCCGCGAGAGCGAGACCGCGCCACGAAATGTCGACGCTTACGATCTCCGCAAACGCACTACCGGCCACACCGATCTCGAAAGACTGAAAAAGGGAATGGTTGGCGCGCAGTTCTGGTCGGTGTACATCCCCGGTGAAGTGGGAGATTCGGGGTTCGCGCGCGTACAGATGGAGCAGATCGACATCGCCCGGCGTTTCATCGCGAAATACCCGGATCGGTTTCAGTGGGCGCTGACTGCAAAGGACATCAGGAGCACTTTCAAAAAGAAAAAAATCGGGTCGCTGCTCGGACTCGAGGGTGGCCATGCAATCGAGAATTCGCTCGGTGCGTTGCGCATGTACTACGATCTGGGCGCGCGATACATGACGCTCACCCACAACGTCACGCTCGACTGGGCCGATGCTGCGGCAGACTCGGCGAAGCACGGAGGGCTGACTCCGTTTGGCAAGGAAGTCGTGCGCGAGATGAACCGGCTCGGAATGCTCGTCGATCTCTCGCATGTATCTCCGGCGACCATGAGCGATGCACTCGATGCGACGCAGTCGCCCGTAATCTTTTCGCATTCCAACGCACGGGCGCTGGCGGATGTGCCCCGCAATATTCCCGATTCCATATTGCGGAGGCTGCCGGCTAATGGTGGTGTAGCGATGATCACTTTCGTCACCGCGTTCACGTCGCCTCAGGCAGCCGCGCACGCGCAACTGGAAGGCAGAGCGGGAGCGGAAGCCGGGCGCAAACACCGGGGCAACGCCGCCGCAGTGCGCGCCGAGATGGAAGCCTGGGTCGCGGCCAATCCGCGGCCTGTCGTGACCATTTCGCAGATCGCCGACCATATCGATCATGTTCGGAAAGTCGCCGGCGCCGATCACGTCGGCATCGGGGGTGATTTCGACGGAATCTCCGTCACCGTGCAGGGTCTCGAGGATGTTTCCACCTACCCGGCGCTTTTCGCCGAGCTGGCGCGTCGCGGCTGGTCGGATGGCGACATGAAAAAGCTCGCCGGCGAAAACATTCTCCGGGTGCTCGCCAGGAATGAGGTGGTAGCTTCCGGACTTCAGCGGACTACGGCTCCCTCGAACCGCACGATCATGGAGATGGACGCAGCCGGGTTGGGGAGGTAG
- a CDS encoding aminotransferase class I/II-fold pyridoxal phosphate-dependent enzyme — protein sequence MNLDSDSPLDFGDQTTLDESLSVAVRGLHESGILRITRQVRAMIAAGENVVNLTVGDFDPRYFPIPVELAMGIQQAVARGETNYPTPEGMLPLRQAISDYVFRTAGVRYPLDAIVVCSGGRPVLYGVYRAVINPGDKVLYSVPSWQNEAYAWLTGGESLEVQGTAETGFQPTLAQLAPHIPEASLLCICSPGNPTGTVMAEEHLREILIAVVAENKSREAAGKRPLFVLHDQMYGALVSTGQKHVYPAAIVPESARYLISADGVSKAFAGTGLRLGWMLVPPALGARIRDLLSHAGAWAPRAEQSAVAHFLNDEAAIARFRVEMDASLAERLEAMSEGFDALKAAGHPVHSINPQGAIYFSAQFKLHGKSVAGRVVETDEDIRNLLLERAGVAVVSFKAFGVRGDTGWFRLSAGAVSMDEIREMFPRIRAMLDEVD from the coding sequence ATGAATCTCGACTCAGACTCGCCGCTCGACTTCGGCGATCAGACGACGCTCGACGAATCGCTTTCGGTAGCCGTGCGCGGTCTCCATGAGTCGGGGATTCTCAGAATCACCAGGCAGGTTCGCGCGATGATCGCGGCTGGGGAAAACGTCGTCAATCTCACCGTCGGCGATTTCGACCCACGGTATTTTCCCATCCCCGTCGAGCTTGCGATGGGCATTCAACAGGCAGTCGCGCGCGGGGAAACCAACTATCCGACGCCCGAAGGAATGCTCCCTCTTCGGCAGGCAATATCGGACTACGTCTTCCGCACGGCGGGCGTGCGATATCCTCTCGATGCGATCGTCGTCTGCAGCGGTGGCAGGCCGGTTCTCTACGGAGTGTACCGCGCGGTGATCAATCCGGGCGACAAGGTTCTCTATTCCGTCCCCTCATGGCAGAATGAGGCCTACGCCTGGCTCACTGGTGGAGAATCGCTCGAAGTGCAGGGAACAGCCGAGACCGGGTTTCAGCCAACTCTCGCGCAGCTTGCCCCGCACATTCCGGAAGCGTCGCTGCTCTGCATCTGCTCGCCGGGAAATCCCACCGGGACGGTGATGGCGGAAGAGCATCTTCGCGAGATTTTGATCGCAGTTGTTGCCGAGAACAAATCGCGGGAGGCCGCGGGGAAACGCCCGCTGTTCGTGCTGCACGATCAGATGTACGGGGCGCTTGTCTCAACGGGGCAGAAGCACGTCTATCCCGCGGCGATCGTACCGGAGTCGGCCCGATACCTCATTTCCGCCGACGGGGTGTCCAAGGCATTTGCCGGCACCGGCCTCCGACTCGGATGGATGCTCGTTCCGCCCGCCCTCGGCGCAAGAATTCGCGACCTGCTGTCGCATGCCGGCGCATGGGCACCGAGAGCCGAGCAAAGCGCCGTCGCGCACTTTCTGAATGATGAGGCGGCGATTGCGCGGTTCCGCGTGGAAATGGACGCAAGTCTTGCCGAGCGGCTGGAAGCGATGTCCGAGGGGTTCGACGCGCTGAAAGCAGCGGGTCACCCCGTTCACTCGATCAATCCCCAGGGCGCTATCTACTTCTCGGCGCAGTTCAAACTGCATGGAAAAAGTGTCGCGGGGCGTGTGGTCGAGACGGATGAAGACATCCGCAATCTGCTCCTCGAGCGGGCCGGCGTTGCCGTGGTCTCGTTCAAGGCGTTTGGTGTGCGCGGGGACACCGGGTGGTTCCGTCTGTCCGCCGGCGCAGTGTCGATGGATGAGATCCGGGAAATGTTTCCCAGAATCAGGGCCATGCTCGATGAGGTGGACTGA